A stretch of the Dyella telluris genome encodes the following:
- a CDS encoding methyltransferase domain-containing protein, whose product MVNERYFDVDTFSISLRDAFGFGRYLCLGSSAADIAAALRGKLIDARTRSSDDGIAPHAVVLDLRGGVDDGLAQLPEIFKSRVRYVVAIHDIKESAEFALREREALERRIITIGYRKAAAYYDINPYASLNEAHGCFIAPFERVPDAALGRYNLEILEEERLLHTDMLRETGRRSDAHCVRYRYAAEYIRPGDRVLDVACGLGYGSRMLFEATLAASVHGVDLSDFGINYANAHYGLADKVRFSVGDAEVLGGIADASIDFIAAFETIEHVPHPERYLAELKRVLAPGGRVMLCAPNDWTDETGRDPNPFHLHVYTWEKLKSEVSSKFLLEKAFIQVAGGAMKCHFSPRSWQEVDPSNPEYEEAEWVVFLGMKDPTEPAGATFKETAWEIPSSSRFNVSAFARDYLNPWLVKSMVAIGLRSRSPALLDRFRRKVFAAAPALSVDAGAALCGLIYEQIERGDFSERDELKPAVDHYLAVKRPSPHQRRWQVSIAYAWGFAEFLRENIAEAERYFRKCSAIDPVPYSPILGNKTLDALFLRAVLCAGRKDFGGARVLLQKSIGLVRRWSEGGARNTWLAAWLNVAGSNRSPLPFGLAEMAILFDKSARAAYMLAVIDSCDERPGAFAREARGFLERQIDYLKSELRTLNWDNRQKTLEALDLNAGLQRLKQHADTLADQLLERDHRVEELAGEVVKQSDRAQELAAEVIKQDKLAQDLARQVMDIDAHAQSMGKNLQAEIESRDRIIAELLAKLQG is encoded by the coding sequence ATGGTGAATGAGCGTTACTTCGACGTTGACACGTTTTCCATTAGCCTGAGAGACGCGTTTGGTTTCGGGCGTTATTTGTGCTTGGGCAGCAGTGCGGCCGACATTGCCGCTGCCTTGCGTGGAAAACTGATCGACGCACGAACGCGCTCCTCCGATGATGGCATCGCGCCACATGCCGTTGTGCTCGATCTGCGTGGGGGTGTCGATGACGGGCTTGCGCAGCTGCCGGAAATTTTCAAAAGCCGCGTCCGTTATGTCGTCGCTATCCATGACATCAAGGAAAGCGCGGAATTCGCGCTGAGAGAGCGCGAAGCGCTGGAACGCCGGATTATCACGATCGGCTACCGCAAGGCTGCTGCGTACTACGACATTAACCCGTATGCGTCGCTTAATGAGGCGCACGGGTGCTTCATCGCACCCTTCGAGCGAGTGCCGGATGCGGCGCTTGGGCGCTATAACCTCGAAATTCTTGAAGAAGAACGCCTTCTGCATACTGATATGCTGCGCGAAACCGGTCGTCGCAGCGATGCTCACTGCGTGCGTTATCGGTACGCAGCAGAATACATCAGGCCAGGCGACAGGGTGCTTGATGTTGCGTGTGGTCTGGGCTATGGCTCCCGCATGCTTTTTGAGGCGACACTGGCTGCTTCCGTGCACGGCGTCGATCTGAGCGACTTTGGAATCAATTACGCGAATGCCCATTATGGGCTTGCGGACAAAGTGAGATTTTCGGTGGGCGATGCCGAAGTCTTGGGTGGCATCGCAGATGCAAGTATCGATTTCATCGCGGCGTTCGAGACCATCGAGCATGTTCCGCACCCCGAGAGGTATCTAGCGGAACTGAAGCGAGTGCTTGCTCCGGGCGGTCGGGTCATGCTCTGCGCGCCCAATGACTGGACGGACGAGACGGGGCGTGATCCGAATCCGTTCCACCTGCATGTCTATACCTGGGAGAAGTTGAAGTCCGAGGTTTCTTCAAAATTCCTGCTGGAGAAGGCTTTCATCCAGGTTGCGGGTGGCGCGATGAAGTGCCATTTCTCGCCGCGGTCCTGGCAGGAGGTCGACCCGTCGAATCCGGAATATGAGGAGGCGGAATGGGTGGTCTTCCTTGGAATGAAGGATCCCACCGAACCTGCGGGCGCCACCTTCAAGGAAACCGCATGGGAGATCCCGAGTTCATCGCGGTTCAACGTTTCCGCGTTCGCTCGAGATTACTTGAATCCCTGGTTGGTCAAGTCGATGGTGGCCATTGGCCTGAGATCAAGAAGTCCGGCGTTGCTTGATCGCTTCCGCAGGAAGGTATTTGCTGCAGCACCAGCGCTGTCGGTGGATGCTGGCGCTGCCCTGTGCGGCTTGATCTATGAACAGATCGAGCGCGGAGATTTTTCCGAGCGTGATGAGCTCAAGCCCGCCGTGGACCACTATCTCGCGGTCAAGCGCCCAAGTCCGCATCAACGCCGGTGGCAGGTTTCCATTGCCTATGCCTGGGGTTTTGCCGAGTTCCTGCGGGAAAATATCGCGGAGGCCGAGCGCTATTTCAGGAAGTGTTCCGCAATCGACCCTGTGCCATACAGCCCGATTCTTGGCAACAAGACTCTGGATGCCTTGTTCCTGCGTGCGGTGCTTTGTGCGGGTCGCAAGGACTTCGGCGGGGCGAGAGTGCTGCTGCAAAAATCGATTGGTTTGGTGCGTCGTTGGTCCGAGGGCGGGGCGCGGAACACATGGCTTGCTGCTTGGCTGAATGTTGCCGGGTCGAATCGATCGCCCCTTCCCTTCGGTCTCGCCGAAATGGCGATTCTATTTGACAAGAGTGCACGCGCGGCCTACATGTTGGCGGTCATTGATTCGTGTGATGAGCGTCCCGGCGCGTTTGCCAGGGAGGCGCGAGGGTTTCTTGAGCGACAGATTGACTATCTAAAGTCCGAGTTGAGGACGTTGAATTGGGATAATAGGCAAAAGACACTTGAGGCCCTGGATCTGAATGCGGGCTTGCAGCGGTTGAAGCAGCATGCCGATACGCTGGCTGACCAACTGCTTGAGCGCGATCATCGAGTTGAAGAACTTGCAGGCGAAGTCGTGAAGCAAAGCGATCGCGCGCAAGAGTTGGCCGCTGAAGTCATCAAGCAAGACAAACTGGCGCAGGATCTGGCGAGACAGGTCATGGATATCGACGCGCACGCGCAAAGCATGGGGAAGAATCTGCAGGCGGAAATAGAGTCGCGTGATCGGATCATTGCAGAGCTCTTGGCGAAGCTGCAGGGGTAG
- the wecB gene encoding non-hydrolyzing UDP-N-acetylglucosamine 2-epimerase, translating to MTRRKKVMLVFGTRPEAIKMAPLVTALKERRDLETIVTVTAQHRQMLDQVLDLFEITPDEDLNVMRPGQTLPDLTSRILQEMGQVIAKHAPDIVLVHGDTTTTFATSLAAFYQRTQIGHVEAGLRTGNLYSPWPEEANRKLTGTLAGLHFSPTQSSADNLRAENVAPETIHVTGNTVIDALLAVVEKIGNNPDIAAELAAQFPFLDPSKRLVLVTGHRRENFGDGFEQICHALKAIAARGDTQVVYPVHLNPNVQEPVKRILGDQPSVYLIEPQEYLPFVYLMSRSHIIVTDSGGIQEEAPSLGKPVLVMRDTTERPEAVSSGTVRLVGADSSRITQEVSRLLDDNNAYELMSKAHNPYGDGKAAERIASIIAAI from the coding sequence ATGACACGTCGCAAGAAGGTAATGCTGGTTTTCGGCACCCGTCCAGAAGCCATCAAAATGGCGCCATTGGTCACAGCGCTGAAAGAACGCCGTGATCTGGAGACCATTGTCACAGTCACCGCCCAACACCGACAGATGTTGGACCAGGTGCTTGATCTGTTTGAGATCACGCCAGACGAGGATCTCAATGTCATGCGCCCCGGCCAAACTCTTCCTGATCTGACTTCCCGAATCCTCCAGGAGATGGGCCAGGTCATTGCCAAACACGCACCCGATATCGTCCTGGTCCACGGTGATACCACAACCACGTTCGCAACATCCCTCGCTGCTTTCTATCAGCGCACGCAGATTGGCCACGTGGAAGCCGGCTTGCGTACGGGCAATCTCTATTCACCCTGGCCTGAGGAAGCGAACAGAAAGTTGACTGGAACTTTGGCTGGCCTGCACTTTTCGCCAACGCAGTCTTCCGCTGATAACCTGCGCGCGGAAAACGTCGCACCAGAAACCATCCACGTTACCGGCAACACCGTAATCGATGCACTCCTGGCAGTGGTGGAAAAGATCGGCAACAATCCCGACATTGCGGCTGAGCTGGCCGCTCAGTTTCCGTTCCTTGATCCATCAAAGCGCCTCGTCTTGGTCACTGGCCATCGCCGCGAGAACTTTGGTGATGGTTTCGAACAGATCTGCCACGCCCTGAAGGCCATCGCGGCTCGCGGCGACACGCAGGTGGTGTACCCCGTACATCTCAACCCGAATGTTCAGGAGCCGGTGAAGCGCATCCTCGGCGATCAGCCATCCGTATACCTGATCGAGCCGCAGGAATATCTCCCATTCGTCTATTTGATGAGTCGCTCGCACATCATCGTGACCGACTCCGGTGGTATCCAGGAGGAGGCCCCTTCGCTGGGCAAGCCAGTACTGGTGATGCGCGACACAACCGAAAGGCCCGAAGCCGTATCCTCCGGAACGGTGCGACTGGTTGGCGCCGACAGCAGCCGGATAACACAAGAGGTCTCCCGCTTGCTGGACGACAACAACGCCTACGAGTTGATGAGCAAGGCGCACAACCCCTACGGCGATGGCAAGGCCGCCGAGCGCATCGCCAGCATCATTGCCGCCATCTGA
- a CDS encoding acyltransferase family protein produces the protein MTDRNFTVDIARGIGILTVVAGHASSGSALYAFAPYSFHMPLFFFLSGLFFSDSRPEGLQFVWKCAKSLLLYSTGFYLFYALVSKVVVSLGFGAFYDELSIRNLLFNQFLGSGAFKFTAAYWFIPALFSVRLYFAIVHARILGGCLRLAPRREAEWRFILLAIYLALALFAVSASVSMYETQTVSWSKIVPLRFAFALFFYYFGAVFSKYKLDRFVVSVGAIIVMYVVQQQMWASAGNLDFWMQISKYQAPVLPVLSSIIGSIFVYALSGLVKDNASCRVVLSYLGRNALPILLHHIFGFFVVNAMLCAAGVIRIADVTGPYYQWNTVHTWPVYIVVGVFISLVMDRYVTQPIIRVSKIIRPRDSTGEPRASTK, from the coding sequence ATGACTGATCGAAACTTCACTGTTGACATAGCTCGCGGTATTGGCATTCTTACTGTGGTCGCAGGCCACGCGAGTAGCGGTTCAGCGCTCTACGCCTTCGCGCCCTACTCGTTCCACATGCCCCTTTTCTTTTTTCTTTCAGGGCTGTTTTTTTCTGACAGTCGTCCTGAAGGACTTCAGTTCGTCTGGAAGTGTGCGAAATCGCTTCTGTTGTATTCGACTGGTTTCTATCTGTTCTACGCCTTAGTCTCCAAGGTGGTGGTGTCTTTGGGGTTCGGTGCATTCTATGACGAGCTCTCAATCAGGAACTTGCTGTTCAATCAGTTCCTAGGCTCGGGGGCGTTCAAGTTCACGGCAGCTTATTGGTTCATCCCTGCCTTGTTTTCGGTTCGCCTGTACTTTGCAATCGTCCACGCTAGGATTTTGGGGGGTTGCTTGAGGTTGGCACCGCGCCGGGAAGCTGAGTGGCGGTTCATACTACTGGCTATCTATCTCGCACTGGCCTTGTTTGCGGTCAGCGCGAGCGTATCAATGTATGAGACGCAGACTGTGAGCTGGAGCAAGATTGTTCCTCTGCGCTTTGCGTTCGCATTGTTCTTCTACTACTTTGGCGCTGTCTTTTCAAAATACAAGCTCGATAGGTTTGTGGTCAGTGTCGGGGCCATCATTGTTATGTACGTGGTCCAGCAACAGATGTGGGCCTCTGCAGGTAATCTCGATTTCTGGATGCAGATATCTAAGTATCAGGCTCCCGTCCTTCCCGTGCTCAGCAGCATCATCGGATCAATATTCGTTTACGCGCTCTCTGGTCTCGTGAAGGACAATGCTTCTTGCCGAGTTGTCCTAAGTTATTTAGGCAGGAATGCGCTTCCGATCTTGCTACACCACATCTTCGGTTTTTTCGTTGTCAATGCCATGCTTTGCGCGGCAGGGGTAATTCGTATTGCGGACGTTACTGGCCCCTACTATCAGTGGAATACGGTACATACTTGGCCCGTGTATATCGTCGTTGGCGTATTCATTTCGCTGGTAATGGACAGGTATGTGACGCAACCAATTATTCGGGTTTCCAAGATCATCCGACCAAGGGATTCGACTGGCGAGCCGCGGGCTAGTACAAAATGA
- a CDS encoding ABC transporter ATP-binding protein yields MSSDSNVSIRVENLGKCYQIYPRPASRLKQAVANRIHGVLGRSAPRYFSEFWALRDIGFEVPKGEPFGVIGRNGSGKSTLLQLITGVLIPTQGTVETRGRIAALLELGSGFNPEFSGRENVYLNGMLLGLSRAEIDAKFDGIAAFADIGEHLERPIKTYSSGMLVRLAFAVQVQIDPDILIIDEALAVGDALFQKRCFARINRLADDGVTILFVSHDQETVRTVTRRSLLLHEGRAIAMGTSSETLRAYRRLINQEESKYFASLAEREIVVEGIDPSTEGNNIKLPESVMPSDEPQLVPETLGLDVSAAAMMDAPGAGTTRDGAGIDDTSFGSGHALVQRVSTTDESGEPCAVFYPGERIRVRIDFKALVDLKNLNVSLRIRSREGLKIYSWGTLNQDMQVAAGLQDAPVFWERAFAKGEESCALFDFVCPLGPGFYEIQAAVSHEGQPDYSEQTILHWKDEAAFFQVFMDQKTYHFGGSFDLRMSASW; encoded by the coding sequence ATGTCCTCTGACAGCAACGTTTCCATTCGAGTAGAGAATCTGGGTAAGTGCTACCAGATCTATCCCCGGCCGGCTTCGCGGTTGAAGCAGGCTGTTGCCAATCGCATTCATGGCGTGCTGGGTAGGTCCGCACCCCGATACTTTTCAGAGTTCTGGGCGTTGCGGGACATTGGTTTCGAGGTTCCGAAGGGCGAGCCGTTCGGAGTCATTGGTCGTAACGGTAGCGGCAAGAGTACGCTCCTGCAACTCATTACAGGCGTCCTCATTCCCACGCAGGGAACGGTAGAGACGCGTGGGCGGATAGCTGCCCTGCTTGAGTTGGGCTCAGGGTTCAATCCGGAATTCTCAGGGCGTGAAAACGTGTACCTGAACGGCATGCTGTTGGGGTTGTCGCGTGCCGAGATCGATGCCAAGTTCGATGGAATTGCTGCGTTTGCCGATATTGGAGAGCACCTCGAGAGGCCGATCAAGACGTATTCGAGCGGCATGCTGGTACGCCTCGCTTTTGCCGTGCAGGTGCAAATCGACCCGGATATCCTCATCATCGATGAAGCACTGGCCGTGGGTGATGCGCTATTCCAGAAGCGCTGTTTTGCCCGAATCAACCGCCTAGCGGATGACGGTGTGACCATCCTGTTCGTCTCGCACGATCAGGAGACGGTGAGAACGGTTACCCGGCGCTCGTTGCTGCTCCATGAGGGGCGAGCGATAGCGATGGGCACATCTTCCGAAACGCTTCGGGCCTATAGGCGCCTGATCAACCAGGAGGAATCGAAGTACTTCGCATCGCTGGCGGAGCGGGAAATCGTCGTCGAGGGTATCGACCCGTCGACGGAAGGGAACAACATCAAGCTGCCGGAGAGCGTGATGCCCTCCGACGAGCCGCAGCTCGTCCCGGAAACTCTGGGCCTCGATGTTTCGGCGGCCGCGATGATGGATGCGCCGGGCGCTGGGACAACCAGAGACGGGGCCGGGATCGACGATACTTCGTTCGGCTCTGGTCATGCGCTGGTGCAGCGGGTATCCACGACAGACGAGTCGGGCGAGCCCTGCGCGGTGTTCTATCCCGGAGAGCGGATAAGAGTCAGGATTGATTTCAAGGCTCTGGTTGACCTGAAGAACCTGAATGTCTCCCTGCGTATCCGGAGCCGGGAGGGGTTGAAGATCTATTCTTGGGGGACACTCAACCAGGATATGCAGGTTGCTGCAGGGCTGCAGGACGCTCCTGTATTTTGGGAGCGCGCGTTTGCGAAAGGTGAAGAATCCTGCGCGTTGTTCGACTTCGTTTGTCCGCTTGGTCCTGGCTTCTACGAGATACAGGCTGCGGTTTCGCATGAGGGGCAGCCCGACTATTCCGAGCAGACCATTTTGCACTGGAAGGACGAGGCGGCATTTTTCCAGGTATTCATGGATCAGAAAACCTACCATTTCGGCGGTAGTTTTGACCTGAGGATGAGTGCTTCATGGTGA
- a CDS encoding glycosyltransferase encodes MVTYNAADAAIITLRSVFKARNDSAYKLVIVDNASSDEARGKIRAFVESSPAFASGQWTYIQNERNLGFSGGNNVGIMALLEDPAISKFCLLNSDVIVTDGWIDRQLSHGYPVVSAVTNRADSEQCVPELNDLRLDEVAASQKAFEVAYQQVQKQANQRYAEFRGCLQECDVTFFCVFIERGALEDVGLLDETFFPGGFEDDDYCLRLRSKGYRIGLARDVYIHHFGSASFGKLDYSYFAGSAKKNLRYLETKHGVSWRRRPEKPLVSFLADFQHVVGERGNSRVSVAQAELLELHLTAVDRLVRHHSVEFVNLKGEFLHSGKRSARVRNAIERADAFPSLGSEWDAFSSGARNWLAVGDRDGVVAAQILEKGAQLVVQIWSVVDANFSVNSLLRGDSAKNGHGSTDWVKQQWSKRSGMRKALWGLRKGVQSLTRFRGTVFFGGYFYPEREKDGYFQRIQMVDRLVSDGWRLYVETADLAGRTTVLDRPQPKVIVIRLLGSRLKKALLWTIVLAFVLRSRKIYFHSVLRMTDLGFGKLLRLPFVRSVVDIHGVVPEEFRMHHDYFNAVKYERQEEYAFAHAGRIVVVSGVMQRYLEQKYRNHRSPVFVHFPMFPNFVPFLGEKGNSRPIAVYAGGLHKWQQPEKTLGSMIAAQANCTSYFLSPDPETAAEIAAEIDPENSIVFDSMSHDALMRFYRKCDFGYILREDSVVNNVACPTKIVEYLANGIIPIIDSDQIGDFSALGMRSVPLDEFNAGRLPESAAMAEMAQFNFGVYQRIKSARDRGALELSDYLLDGVGPSHVHEHSADAEVDVLVQVGNFESGGLENVVLELNEFLRGCGVRLALLVLGTQGPAAERARRLGQRLIAIEYTAAGYKDVLQRLRPKAVLSHYSIDGIEVCSELGIPVTQVIHNMYMWLADDELRKFKDAAALTSRFVAVSSTVKEYSVRRLGVDAERCDVISNGIDVDRFSTIDRMSVRSRLRKQHGIGVNDFVFLDMAAINHQKNHGDVVRAFSRAVHGCDNAKLVVVGPVYEKGLYAEVRALVKDAGLESRVLFIEPTSSPWELHAMADAFVSGSFFEGGPLTLIEALASDLPVIFPRVGVVAEYEGLPGVHVVNPAVDLMEYHGSIDALASRPAFVSDLADMMIKVWCDPKRPGFSREQLATLQKDFAYMKYARLLSDVRQRSQLA; translated from the coding sequence ATGGTGACGTATAACGCTGCTGATGCGGCGATTATTACGTTGCGCAGCGTCTTCAAGGCAAGGAACGACTCGGCCTACAAGCTGGTCATTGTCGACAACGCATCTTCGGACGAGGCGCGCGGGAAGATTCGCGCGTTTGTCGAGTCGTCTCCGGCGTTTGCCAGCGGACAATGGACGTACATACAGAACGAGCGGAACCTGGGATTCAGTGGCGGCAATAATGTCGGCATCATGGCTCTGCTGGAAGATCCGGCTATCAGCAAGTTTTGCCTTCTCAATAGTGATGTCATCGTGACGGACGGCTGGATTGATCGCCAGCTTTCGCATGGATATCCGGTCGTCAGTGCCGTTACAAATCGCGCTGACAGCGAACAGTGCGTACCAGAACTCAATGATCTACGGCTGGACGAGGTCGCGGCTTCCCAGAAGGCCTTTGAGGTTGCTTATCAGCAGGTGCAGAAGCAGGCCAACCAGCGATATGCGGAGTTCCGTGGATGTCTGCAGGAGTGCGACGTCACGTTCTTCTGCGTGTTCATCGAGCGTGGTGCGCTTGAGGACGTCGGTCTTCTCGACGAAACGTTCTTTCCTGGAGGGTTTGAGGATGACGACTACTGTCTGCGCCTGCGTTCGAAGGGCTACCGCATAGGGCTTGCTCGTGATGTGTATATCCATCACTTCGGATCCGCCTCCTTCGGGAAGCTCGACTACAGCTATTTCGCCGGTAGCGCAAAGAAAAATCTGCGCTACCTGGAGACCAAGCATGGCGTCAGCTGGAGGCGTCGTCCGGAAAAGCCCCTGGTTTCATTCCTTGCTGATTTCCAGCACGTAGTCGGCGAGCGAGGCAATAGCAGGGTCAGTGTGGCACAGGCTGAACTGCTGGAATTGCATTTGACAGCGGTGGATCGGCTGGTGCGCCACCATTCGGTGGAGTTCGTAAATTTGAAGGGGGAGTTCCTGCACTCAGGGAAGCGATCAGCGCGTGTGCGGAATGCGATCGAGCGTGCCGATGCCTTCCCATCCCTTGGATCGGAGTGGGACGCCTTCTCCTCCGGCGCCCGCAATTGGTTGGCTGTTGGCGACCGTGATGGGGTCGTTGCGGCGCAGATTCTGGAAAAGGGTGCTCAACTTGTCGTGCAGATCTGGAGCGTGGTTGACGCCAATTTCAGCGTCAACTCACTGCTGCGGGGTGATTCCGCGAAGAACGGGCACGGCAGCACCGATTGGGTGAAGCAGCAATGGAGCAAGCGCTCCGGTATGCGCAAGGCATTATGGGGGCTCAGGAAGGGCGTTCAGTCGCTGACTCGCTTTCGTGGAACCGTGTTCTTTGGGGGTTATTTCTATCCGGAGCGCGAGAAGGATGGGTATTTCCAAAGAATCCAGATGGTCGATCGCCTGGTCTCTGATGGGTGGCGCCTCTATGTCGAGACCGCGGACCTGGCCGGCCGTACCACGGTACTTGATCGCCCGCAGCCCAAGGTGATTGTCATTCGCCTTCTGGGTAGCCGGCTCAAGAAGGCTCTGCTTTGGACGATAGTCCTCGCGTTCGTCCTCCGGTCCAGGAAGATATATTTCCACAGTGTGCTTCGGATGACCGATCTTGGGTTCGGGAAGCTGCTGCGCCTGCCTTTCGTTCGTTCCGTCGTGGACATTCACGGGGTGGTTCCGGAAGAGTTCCGGATGCATCATGACTACTTTAATGCAGTCAAGTACGAGCGCCAGGAAGAGTATGCGTTTGCCCACGCCGGCCGGATTGTTGTTGTTTCGGGCGTCATGCAGAGGTATCTCGAACAGAAATATCGGAATCATCGATCGCCTGTATTTGTCCATTTTCCGATGTTCCCGAATTTCGTACCGTTCCTCGGGGAAAAGGGAAATTCGCGGCCGATTGCTGTTTATGCTGGCGGCCTGCACAAGTGGCAACAGCCGGAGAAGACACTGGGCAGCATGATTGCGGCCCAGGCAAATTGCACCAGCTATTTCCTGTCTCCCGATCCGGAGACGGCGGCGGAGATTGCGGCGGAGATCGATCCTGAGAATTCGATTGTCTTCGACTCCATGAGTCATGACGCGTTGATGCGTTTCTACCGCAAATGCGACTTCGGCTACATCCTCCGCGAAGATTCCGTGGTGAACAATGTGGCCTGTCCAACGAAGATCGTGGAATACCTCGCGAACGGGATCATTCCGATCATTGATTCCGACCAGATTGGCGATTTCTCCGCGCTGGGGATGCGGTCTGTTCCGCTGGACGAGTTCAATGCTGGGCGACTGCCCGAGAGCGCCGCGATGGCAGAGATGGCTCAGTTCAACTTCGGGGTGTACCAGAGAATCAAGTCTGCACGCGATCGTGGTGCGCTCGAGCTTTCCGACTACCTGCTGGATGGAGTTGGCCCGTCGCACGTCCATGAACACTCTGCGGATGCGGAGGTCGATGTGCTTGTCCAGGTCGGCAACTTCGAGTCCGGTGGGCTTGAGAATGTCGTGTTGGAATTGAATGAATTTCTGCGGGGTTGTGGCGTTCGACTGGCGCTGCTTGTTCTGGGGACGCAGGGGCCCGCGGCGGAGCGCGCACGTCGGCTCGGACAGCGCCTGATTGCAATCGAATACACTGCTGCGGGCTACAAGGACGTCTTGCAAAGACTCAGGCCGAAGGCCGTGCTTTCACATTATTCGATCGACGGCATAGAGGTGTGTAGCGAACTGGGCATTCCTGTCACGCAGGTGATCCACAATATGTACATGTGGTTGGCCGATGATGAGTTGAGAAAGTTCAAGGATGCTGCCGCACTCACCAGCAGGTTCGTTGCGGTTTCGAGCACGGTGAAGGAGTACTCCGTACGGAGGCTGGGTGTCGATGCCGAGCGTTGTGACGTAATCAGCAACGGCATTGACGTCGACAGGTTCTCGACGATTGATCGCATGTCGGTGCGTAGCCGGCTGCGGAAGCAACACGGCATCGGGGTCAATGATTTTGTGTTCCTCGATATGGCCGCGATCAATCACCAGAAGAACCATGGTGATGTGGTGCGGGCGTTCAGCCGCGCGGTGCATGGATGCGACAACGCGAAGCTGGTCGTGGTCGGCCCGGTGTACGAGAAGGGTCTTTACGCTGAGGTCCGCGCTTTAGTGAAGGACGCCGGTTTGGAGTCTCGAGTGCTGTTCATCGAGCCAACCAGCAGCCCCTGGGAGCTGCATGCCATGGCTGACGCTTTCGTCAGCGGCAGTTTCTTTGAGGGTGGCCCGCTGACGCTGATCGAGGCTCTTGCCAGTGACCTTCCAGTGATTTTCCCGAGGGTCGGCGTGGTAGCCGAATATGAAGGGCTCCCCGGGGTCCATGTTGTTAATCCTGCAGTGGATCTCATGGAATATCACGGTTCAATTGATGCATTGGCGTCGCGTCCTGCTTTCGTGTCGGACTTGGCCGATATGATGATCAAGGTGTGGTGTGATCCCAAGCGGCCCGGTTTCAGTCGTGAACAACTGGCGACGTTGCAGAAAGATTTCGCCTACATGAAGTACGCACGGTTGCTGTCGGATGTGCGACAGCGTTCCCAATTGGCCTAA
- a CDS encoding tetratricopeptide repeat protein, with protein MMKKVSISVASILLVSLVAGCSNPATDGAGANSGQTGAAPAASASAPAVSEAEKNYQDALRLIASNGQGQVMTDAASLLLKASADGHAGAKFELAKLYQAGKGVEQNTGEATNLLRASADAGNADAAYKLATMYAVGDGIEKNEGEALNLYLKAGQAGSADAALKVGEIYQNGSGIPADLGEAKAWYQKAADKGNAEAAEKLKALGAK; from the coding sequence ATGATGAAGAAAGTCTCTATTTCCGTTGCATCGATCTTGCTGGTGTCCCTCGTTGCTGGTTGTTCAAACCCGGCAACGGACGGTGCGGGCGCCAATTCCGGGCAAACGGGTGCTGCGCCGGCTGCCAGTGCTTCGGCCCCGGCTGTCAGCGAGGCAGAGAAGAATTATCAGGACGCACTCCGTCTCATCGCTTCGAACGGTCAGGGGCAGGTGATGACGGATGCGGCTAGCCTGCTCTTGAAGGCATCGGCGGATGGTCACGCCGGTGCGAAGTTCGAGTTGGCGAAGCTGTACCAGGCCGGAAAGGGCGTGGAGCAGAACACTGGCGAGGCCACCAATCTGCTGCGGGCGTCGGCCGATGCAGGTAATGCCGATGCGGCTTACAAGTTGGCGACGATGTACGCCGTCGGCGACGGCATCGAGAAGAACGAGGGCGAAGCCCTGAATCTCTATCTGAAGGCGGGGCAGGCCGGTAGCGCCGATGCTGCGCTCAAGGTGGGCGAGATATACCAGAACGGTAGCGGGATTCCGGCGGACCTGGGCGAGGCCAAAGCCTGGTATCAGAAGGCGGCTGACAAGGGCAATGCCGAAGCCGCGGAAAAGCTGAAAGCTTTGGGCGCCAAGTAA
- a CDS encoding acyltransferase family protein encodes MRRDAQPIGHFDHRMASLGHLLDRFDLELIRVPLPTYTDLLDCQKLWLEDVYESLVGPIAYSFYPVPYFFLGMLFFAFRDRVKLHWAPAVFGLLAYISLRNNEYGQLLLYPALAYGVLWVASLRCLSVLQPRHDYSYGIYLYGFVIQQALTAIFPSWSNHLNMVLAIPITVLLAAMSWHLVERPCLEVLRRNRVGLPLRVPGTELS; translated from the coding sequence GTGCGTCGTGATGCCCAGCCGATCGGCCACTTCGACCACCGAATGGCCTCGCTCGGTCACTTGCTTGACCGCTTCGATCTTGAACTCATCCGTGTACCACTTCCCACTTATACCGACCTCCTCGATTGCCAGAAATTATGGCTCGAAGATGTCTACGAAAGCCTGGTCGGTCCAATCGCGTATTCGTTTTATCCCGTCCCATACTTTTTTCTCGGTATGCTGTTTTTCGCGTTTCGAGATCGCGTGAAGCTCCACTGGGCTCCGGCCGTGTTCGGCTTGCTGGCCTATATTTCGCTTCGAAACAATGAGTATGGACAGCTGCTTCTGTATCCGGCTCTTGCTTACGGGGTGCTTTGGGTGGCATCGCTGCGTTGCCTGTCCGTGCTGCAGCCGAGGCACGACTATTCGTACGGCATCTACTTGTATGGGTTTGTCATACAGCAGGCTCTGACGGCCATCTTCCCGTCCTGGAGCAACCATTTGAACATGGTGCTTGCCATACCGATCACGGTGTTGTTGGCGGCCATGTCGTGGCATCTGGTGGAGCGCCCGTGCCTCGAGGTCTTGCGGAGGAACCGGGTTGGCTTGCCATTGCGGGTACCGGGGACTGAGCTTTCGTGA